A stretch of DNA from Streptomyces sp. NBC_01197:
TCCTGGAGGAAGAACCCCATGAGCGAGGAGCACCCGGAACGGCGCCCGGCCGGCGAGCTTGAGGCGAGTGTGCTGGCCGCGCTGTGGGCGGCCGGGGAGCCGCTGACCCCCGCCGATGTGCAGAGCACCCTCGGCCGCGGGCTCGCCAGGACCACCGTGACGACGATCCTGAGCCGGCTGCACGACAAGGGGTGGGTCACCAGGTCCCGCGAGGGCCGCGGCTTCGCCTACACCCCGACCGAGGACTCCCCCGGGCTCACCGCCCGCCGGATGCACTCCGAGCTGGAGAAGGAACAGGACCGCTCCACGGTACTCGCCCGTTTCGTCTCCCGGCTGAGCTCCGACGACGAGCGGCTGCTGCGCGAACTGCTGGAGGGCGAGGGCAA
This window harbors:
- a CDS encoding BlaI/MecI/CopY family transcriptional regulator, translated to MSEEHPERRPAGELEASVLAALWAAGEPLTPADVQSTLGRGLARTTVTTILSRLHDKGWVTRSREGRGFAYTPTEDSPGLTARRMHSELEKEQDRSTVLARFVSRLSSDDERLLRELLEGEGK